The [Bacillus] selenitireducens MLS10 genome includes a region encoding these proteins:
- a CDS encoding universal stress protein gives MFQRIMLAADGSDYSLKAAEKAIFIAKANPTSKITVVHVVDELPSRTDVMDAEFQPRDIPEHRKSQIANVRELLEKAEVKFEMKHIFGDPGPALVHESIDMKADLVLIGSRGLNSFQQMVLGSVSHKVAKRAKCPVMIVKE, from the coding sequence ATGTTTCAACGAATTATGCTTGCAGCTGACGGATCGGATTATTCCCTGAAAGCTGCGGAGAAAGCCATTTTCATTGCAAAGGCAAATCCGACTTCCAAAATAACGGTCGTTCATGTTGTTGACGAACTGCCGTCGCGAACGGATGTGATGGATGCGGAGTTTCAGCCGCGGGATATTCCGGAGCATAGGAAATCTCAGATTGCAAATGTCAGGGAATTGTTGGAGAAAGCGGAGGTTAAGTTTGAGATGAAACATATTTTTGGTGATCCTGGACCGGCACTTGTTCATGAATCCATCGATATGAAGGCTGATCTCGTCTTGATTGGCAGTCGTGGCCTTAACTCATTTCAACAAATGGTTCTCGGCAGTGTCAGTCATAAAGTGGCAAAGCGGGCGAAGTGCCCGGTTATGATCGTGAAGGAATAA
- a CDS encoding ABC transporter ATP-binding protein, which yields MIRFDGISKTYPDGTTALNDVSFTIEEGEFFVLIGPSGSGKTTAMKLINRLIDPSSGSIYLDDRSIHDMTLKDLRGRIGYVLQQIALFPHMTIEENIRIVPDLKKWPNEKTEQRVTELMTMVGLDPSIYRKRMPKELSGGQQQRVGVIRALAGNPDIILMDEPFSALDPISREQLQKDIAKLQKEIKKTIVFVTHDMDEALALGERIAIMKDGSPVQVDTPEQLLNHPANAFVADFLGDRKTPWLDKVEQIWDRLERAKTENSVTHDSSVTLHEVYAVLKDENLDELPVRHGDEIRLISRDTILAHLEEAHIAQSGNGVKS from the coding sequence ATGATCCGGTTTGACGGGATTTCAAAAACGTATCCTGATGGAACAACTGCCCTGAACGATGTCAGTTTCACGATCGAAGAAGGCGAATTTTTCGTATTAATTGGTCCGAGTGGCAGCGGGAAGACGACAGCAATGAAACTGATCAACAGACTTATTGATCCCTCTTCCGGATCCATCTATCTGGATGATAGGAGTATCCATGATATGACGTTAAAAGACCTGCGGGGGAGGATCGGTTACGTCCTTCAGCAGATAGCTTTGTTTCCTCATATGACCATTGAGGAAAATATCCGGATTGTACCTGATTTGAAGAAATGGCCGAACGAAAAAACGGAGCAGCGTGTAACGGAATTAATGACGATGGTGGGCCTTGATCCTTCGATTTACAGAAAGAGAATGCCGAAAGAACTCTCAGGCGGTCAACAGCAGCGTGTCGGCGTGATCCGGGCTCTTGCAGGGAATCCGGACATAATCTTAATGGATGAACCATTCAGTGCCCTTGATCCAATAAGCAGAGAACAGTTGCAAAAAGATATCGCCAAGTTGCAAAAGGAAATCAAAAAAACGATCGTTTTCGTTACACATGACATGGATGAAGCTCTGGCGCTTGGAGAGCGGATCGCGATTATGAAGGATGGAAGCCCTGTCCAGGTAGATACACCTGAACAGCTCCTTAATCATCCTGCGAATGCATTTGTGGCTGATTTTCTCGGAGACAGAAAAACCCCGTGGCTTGATAAGGTTGAACAGATCTGGGATCGGCTGGAACGAGCCAAAACAGAGAATTCCGTGACTCACGACTCATCAGTCACGCTTCATGAGGTTTATGCTGTGTTAAAAGATGAGAATCTTGACGAGCTCCCTGTCAGGCACGGAGATGAGATTCGCCTGATCAGCCGTGATACCATTCTGGCCCATCTTGAAGAGGCGCACATCGCGCAATCAGGAAACGGGGTGAAGTCATGA
- the parC gene encoding DNA topoisomerase IV subunit A: MEQKERYLDLPLEDVLGDRFGRYSKYIIQDRALPDARDGLKPVQRRILYAMHMDKNTHDKPFRKSAKTVGNVIGNYHPHGDSSVYEAMIRQSQDWKMRHMLVQMHGNNGSVDGDPPAAMRYTEARLSKISSEMLKDIEKNTVDFMPNFDDSQEEPVVLPGSYPNLLVNGSTGISSGYATDIPPHHLGEVIDAAIHQMDHPDCSVHDLLTYIQGPDFPTGGIIQGIEGLQKAYESGKGKVVLRGKAEVQAIRGNKEQIIITEIPYEINKANLVKKMDELRIDKKVDGIAEVRDDTDRTGMRIVIELKKEADSQGILHFLYKNTDLQVSYHFNMVAIHNKTPKLMGLKQMLDAYIQHQKEVVTRRTNFDLNKARDRAHIVEGLIKAISILDEVIATIRASKDKKDAKNRLQASYQFTEPQSEAIVNLQLYRLTNTDITTLEKEAGELRELIKKLEAILESEKNLIKEIKKELRYIKKTYTDERRTMVEAEVEDLKINLEVVVPSEEVRVSVTKDGYVKRSSIRSYTASNGEEPSMKETDRLIHDLEVNTTDTLLFFTKKGSYLFVPVHQLPETKWKDGGQHIANIVTMDQDDPIIHAIPVQEFREDRWLLFATKSGMVKRSVLKDYHAQRHSKALTALKLKTDDELINVYLTNGEENLFLATKKGYGLWFSEEEVSVTGQRTAGVKGINLKEGDQLAALSVFNNEQKPDFVLVTQRAAVKRMALKSFEKTTRAKRGVIMLKELKKAPHEVAACMAVHGQETLVLESETRTRHAVIPKQLRLSDRYTNGSFIYDVQSEGPVQDVWMIEPEPVVGMNEE; the protein is encoded by the coding sequence TTGGAACAAAAAGAGCGTTATCTGGATCTGCCTCTTGAAGATGTACTGGGAGACAGGTTTGGCAGATACAGTAAATATATCATTCAGGATCGCGCACTGCCTGATGCAAGGGACGGACTGAAACCAGTTCAGCGCCGGATCTTGTATGCGATGCATATGGACAAAAATACACACGATAAGCCTTTCAGAAAATCGGCCAAAACGGTAGGTAACGTTATTGGTAATTATCATCCGCACGGCGATTCTTCTGTATATGAGGCAATGATCAGACAAAGCCAGGATTGGAAAATGCGGCATATGCTCGTGCAAATGCACGGGAATAACGGCTCTGTTGACGGTGATCCGCCAGCGGCGATGCGTTACACGGAAGCAAGACTGTCGAAGATTTCTTCAGAAATGCTGAAAGATATCGAGAAAAATACAGTTGACTTCATGCCGAATTTTGATGATTCCCAGGAGGAACCGGTGGTGCTTCCCGGGAGCTACCCGAACTTGCTTGTCAATGGATCTACAGGCATTTCGAGCGGGTATGCGACCGATATTCCACCTCACCATCTCGGTGAAGTGATTGATGCAGCGATTCATCAGATGGACCACCCTGACTGTTCCGTGCACGACCTTTTGACATACATTCAGGGACCTGATTTTCCTACAGGCGGTATTATCCAGGGGATTGAAGGCCTTCAAAAGGCTTATGAATCCGGAAAGGGAAAAGTCGTACTGAGAGGTAAAGCAGAGGTACAGGCGATTCGGGGGAATAAAGAGCAGATCATTATCACGGAAATTCCCTATGAAATCAACAAAGCGAATCTTGTCAAGAAAATGGATGAATTGAGGATTGATAAAAAAGTTGATGGGATTGCCGAAGTTCGGGACGATACAGACCGCACAGGTATGCGTATTGTTATTGAACTCAAGAAAGAAGCGGATTCTCAGGGGATTTTGCACTTTCTGTACAAAAACACCGACCTTCAGGTGTCTTATCACTTCAATATGGTGGCTATTCACAATAAAACGCCAAAACTCATGGGTCTCAAGCAGATGCTTGATGCTTATATTCAGCATCAGAAAGAAGTCGTCACGAGAAGAACAAACTTCGATCTGAATAAAGCAAGGGACCGGGCGCACATTGTTGAAGGTCTTATCAAAGCGATTTCGATACTCGATGAAGTCATTGCAACAATCCGTGCTTCCAAAGATAAAAAAGATGCCAAAAACCGTTTGCAGGCTTCGTACCAATTCACAGAGCCTCAGTCTGAAGCAATTGTCAATCTCCAGCTCTACCGCCTGACTAACACGGATATTACAACGCTTGAAAAAGAAGCGGGGGAGTTAAGAGAGCTGATCAAGAAGCTTGAAGCAATTCTTGAATCGGAGAAGAATCTGATCAAAGAAATCAAGAAAGAGCTTCGCTATATAAAAAAAACATACACAGATGAACGAAGGACCATGGTAGAAGCTGAAGTGGAAGATTTGAAAATCAACCTTGAAGTTGTGGTGCCATCGGAAGAGGTTCGTGTTTCAGTTACGAAAGATGGCTACGTTAAACGGTCGAGCATCCGATCATACACGGCTTCGAATGGCGAAGAACCTTCCATGAAGGAAACCGATAGGCTGATCCATGACCTCGAAGTGAATACGACGGATACCTTACTGTTTTTCACGAAAAAAGGCTCTTATCTTTTCGTGCCGGTTCATCAGCTCCCGGAAACAAAGTGGAAAGATGGCGGTCAGCATATCGCCAACATTGTCACGATGGATCAGGATGACCCCATTATCCATGCCATACCGGTTCAGGAGTTCAGAGAGGACAGATGGCTCCTGTTTGCCACGAAATCCGGGATGGTCAAACGCTCTGTTTTGAAAGATTATCACGCACAAAGGCACTCCAAGGCATTAACCGCCTTGAAGCTGAAAACAGATGATGAGCTGATCAATGTCTATCTGACAAACGGGGAAGAGAATCTCTTTTTGGCAACAAAGAAAGGTTACGGTCTATGGTTCAGTGAAGAAGAAGTCAGTGTCACAGGTCAACGTACAGCGGGCGTTAAAGGGATCAACCTGAAGGAGGGAGATCAGCTCGCAGCACTCTCCGTATTTAACAATGAGCAGAAGCCTGATTTCGTACTTGTCACACAACGTGCTGCAGTGAAACGGATGGCTTTGAAATCCTTTGAGAAAACAACGAGAGCCAAACGTGGTGTGATTATGCTGAAAGAACTAAAGAAAGCACCGCATGAAGTGGCTGCCTGTATGGCGGTTCATGGACAGGAAACGCTTGTGCTTGAATCGGAGACACGAACACGTCACGCGGTTATACCGAAACAGCTGCGATTAAGTGACAGATATACAAATGGATCGTTTATTTATGATGTTCAGTCTGAAGGACCGGTGCAGGACGTCTGGATGATTGAACCAGAACCGGTTGTGGGAATGAACGAAGAATAA
- a CDS encoding CoA-binding protein — MNNPDMKTIKTILEEAKTIAVVGLSDKPSRTSYQVAEVLVNAGYRVIPVNPRVEEVFGVQAVGSLNDIEEKVDIVNVFRRSELLKEMVPDVLASEAPVFWAQMGVYDEDVADQLNEAGKTVIMDRCIKVDYASLLNV; from the coding sequence ATGAATAATCCTGATATGAAAACCATAAAAACCATTCTCGAAGAGGCGAAAACCATCGCAGTGGTCGGTCTCAGTGACAAGCCGAGCCGAACGAGCTACCAGGTGGCAGAAGTGCTGGTGAATGCCGGCTATCGTGTTATCCCGGTAAATCCGAGAGTGGAAGAGGTTTTTGGTGTACAGGCAGTCGGGTCTCTCAATGATATTGAAGAAAAAGTGGATATCGTGAATGTCTTCAGAAGAAGTGAATTATTAAAAGAAATGGTACCGGATGTGCTGGCCTCAGAAGCACCGGTCTTTTGGGCGCAAATGGGCGTGTATGATGAAGATGTGGCAGATCAGCTGAATGAAGCCGGTAAAACGGTGATTATGGATCGCTGTATCAAAGTAGATTACGCATCCCTTCTGAATGTATGA
- the moaA gene encoding GTP 3',8-cyclase MoaA: MKPTMTDRLGRPLRDLRISVTDKCNFRCSYCMPPEIFDKYFKFLPKDEILSFEEITRLSTIMVKEAGIRKLRVTGGEPLMRHEVSKLIAMLNKIEGVDDIAMTTNGSLLPKHAKALKEAGLNRVTISLDSLNDEKFRKINGRDVGVQEVLDGVRAAEEAGLGVKMNMVVKRGMNEDDILPMVEYFKDTNVILRFIEFMDVGNSNGWKLDHVVSKKEMYHIINNVFPIEPKDANYRGEVAERFVFKDNQNEIGIISSVTDAFCSDCSRIRLSADGKFVTCLFSGEGHDVRSVIRSGATDPEIAGFISELWAKRDDRYSEERLNNTDKKDIKKIEMSHIGG; this comes from the coding sequence ATGAAGCCGACGATGACAGACAGACTAGGCAGACCGCTCAGAGATTTACGAATTTCCGTAACGGATAAATGCAATTTCCGGTGCAGCTACTGCATGCCACCGGAAATTTTTGATAAATATTTCAAATTCCTCCCGAAAGATGAGATCCTCTCTTTTGAAGAGATCACCCGTCTTTCGACAATCATGGTGAAAGAAGCCGGCATTCGAAAGCTTCGGGTTACTGGTGGGGAACCGTTAATGAGGCATGAAGTGTCCAAGCTGATTGCCATGTTGAATAAGATCGAAGGCGTGGATGATATTGCAATGACGACGAACGGTTCACTCCTTCCAAAGCATGCAAAGGCGTTAAAAGAAGCAGGATTAAATCGCGTAACGATCAGTCTGGATTCCCTCAATGACGAGAAGTTCAGAAAAATCAATGGCCGAGACGTTGGCGTACAGGAAGTGCTTGACGGTGTCCGGGCTGCTGAAGAAGCAGGCCTTGGGGTCAAAATGAACATGGTTGTTAAGCGGGGAATGAATGAGGATGATATCCTGCCGATGGTGGAGTATTTTAAAGACACAAACGTAATCTTACGATTTATCGAGTTTATGGATGTGGGAAATTCAAATGGATGGAAACTTGATCATGTAGTAAGTAAGAAAGAAATGTATCATATCATTAATAATGTCTTCCCGATCGAACCGAAAGACGCCAATTACCGTGGCGAAGTTGCAGAGCGATTTGTCTTTAAGGATAATCAAAATGAAATCGGTATCATTTCATCTGTGACGGATGCCTTTTGCAGCGACTGTTCACGGATCCGTCTTTCAGCGGATGGCAAGTTTGTCACCTGTCTCTTCTCTGGTGAAGGTCACGACGTCCGATCCGTGATCCGCTCCGGTGCCACAGATCCTGAGATTGCCGGCTTCATTTCTGAACTTTGGGCAAAAAGGGATGACCGGTATTCTGAGGAGCGCCTTAACAATACCGACAAAAAGGATATCAAAAAAATTGAAATGTCCCATATCGGGGGCTAA
- a CDS encoding iron-sulfur cluster biosynthesis family protein, with product MTITITKAAIEFYRREMNLSEGDELYLYVRVGGVGSGGFSVGIQKGAPAIDAHRYTKAGIHLYIADEDQWYFDGMTIDYDEDYDAVTYDNPEIRDVINPNS from the coding sequence GTGACCATTACCATTACAAAAGCGGCAATTGAATTCTACCGAAGAGAAATGAACCTGAGTGAAGGGGATGAACTGTATCTGTACGTCCGTGTCGGAGGCGTCGGGTCCGGAGGTTTTTCAGTCGGGATTCAAAAAGGCGCACCGGCTATCGATGCGCACCGGTATACAAAAGCAGGGATTCATCTGTATATTGCCGACGAAGACCAGTGGTATTTCGATGGGATGACAATTGATTATGACGAGGACTATGATGCCGTCACCTATGATAACCCTGAAATTCGCGATGTCATCAATCCAAATTCCTGA
- the parE gene encoding DNA topoisomerase IV subunit B, whose translation MNKNDFAYNDDAIQVLEGLDAVRKRPGMYIGSTDHRGLHHLVFEIVDNSVDEILAGFGNEITVTIHKDQSVSIQDSGRGFPTGMHRSGKPTPEVILTVLHAGGKFGQGGYKTSGGLHGVGASVVNALSEWLEVTIYRDGVISQQRFENGGKPATTLEKVGKTKRTGTTVHFKPDEAIFGSITFHYDTLAERLREAAFLIKGVKIELIDERGDEPERDTFQFDTGLVAFVDYLNEEKDILHPVIQFEGVHDEIEVDIAFQYNDGFTENMLSFVNNVRTKDGGTHELGAKAAITRIINEHARKLALLKEKDKNLDGSDIREGFTGIISVRVPEEKLQFEGQTKAKLGTAEARSAVDQVISGKLAFFLEENPEFSHMLIKKAVKASQAREAARKAREDARNGKKNKRKDAMLSGKLTPAQSRNPNKNELYLVEGDSAGGSAKQGRDRKFQAVLPLRGKVINTEKAKLADIMKNEEIRTIIYAIGGDVGPDFDLENINYDKIVIMTDADTDGAHIQVLLLTFFYRYMRPLVEAGRIYIALPPLYKVSRGSGKKEIVEYAWDENGLQGAIDQVGKGYILQRYKGLGEMDATQLWETTMNPESRTLVRVTIEDVARAERHVSTLMGDKVEPRRKWIERNVAFGLNEDTNILDNDHLLISEEE comes from the coding sequence ATGAACAAGAATGATTTTGCCTACAACGATGATGCGATTCAGGTACTAGAAGGGCTTGATGCTGTCAGAAAACGCCCGGGAATGTATATCGGCAGTACCGATCACCGCGGCCTGCATCATCTCGTATTTGAAATAGTAGACAACTCCGTCGATGAAATCCTGGCCGGATTCGGTAATGAGATTACTGTTACTATTCATAAAGATCAAAGTGTCAGTATCCAGGACTCAGGTCGCGGCTTTCCGACCGGTATGCACCGATCCGGAAAACCGACTCCTGAAGTGATTCTGACGGTTCTCCATGCAGGCGGGAAATTTGGTCAGGGCGGTTATAAAACAAGCGGTGGTCTTCACGGCGTCGGTGCATCGGTTGTGAATGCCCTGTCAGAATGGCTCGAAGTCACCATCTATCGTGATGGTGTGATTTCTCAGCAGCGATTTGAAAATGGCGGAAAACCCGCAACGACGCTCGAAAAAGTAGGAAAGACGAAGCGGACAGGCACGACGGTTCACTTTAAACCGGATGAAGCCATCTTCGGTTCGATCACTTTTCACTACGACACGCTTGCTGAGCGGCTGAGAGAAGCGGCATTTTTAATTAAAGGTGTGAAGATTGAACTGATTGACGAACGTGGTGATGAGCCTGAACGTGATACGTTCCAGTTCGATACAGGCCTTGTTGCATTCGTGGATTACCTGAATGAAGAGAAAGATATTCTTCATCCTGTGATTCAGTTTGAGGGGGTCCATGATGAGATTGAGGTGGATATCGCTTTTCAGTATAATGACGGTTTTACAGAGAATATGCTCTCCTTTGTCAATAACGTCCGTACAAAAGACGGCGGGACCCATGAACTTGGGGCGAAAGCGGCAATCACAAGAATCATCAATGAACATGCCCGAAAGTTGGCGCTTTTAAAGGAAAAGGATAAAAATCTGGATGGTTCAGATATTCGTGAAGGATTTACAGGGATTATTTCTGTCAGAGTTCCTGAAGAAAAGCTGCAGTTTGAAGGTCAGACTAAGGCAAAACTCGGAACAGCAGAAGCACGATCTGCCGTTGATCAGGTAATAAGCGGGAAACTTGCCTTCTTTCTTGAGGAAAATCCCGAGTTCAGCCATATGTTGATCAAAAAGGCGGTCAAAGCTTCACAGGCCCGAGAAGCTGCGAGAAAGGCCCGTGAAGATGCACGCAACGGCAAAAAGAATAAGCGTAAAGATGCGATGTTAAGCGGCAAATTGACTCCTGCACAGTCTCGTAATCCGAATAAAAATGAACTCTATCTAGTCGAGGGGGATTCTGCCGGCGGTTCTGCGAAACAGGGACGTGATCGGAAGTTCCAAGCGGTGCTGCCTCTTCGCGGTAAAGTCATCAACACAGAAAAAGCTAAACTTGCAGACATCATGAAGAACGAAGAAATCCGCACGATCATTTATGCAATCGGCGGTGATGTGGGACCGGATTTCGACCTGGAGAATATTAACTACGATAAAATCGTCATCATGACGGATGCGGATACGGACGGGGCCCATATTCAAGTGCTTCTTTTGACGTTCTTCTACCGGTATATGCGGCCATTGGTAGAAGCGGGGCGGATCTACATTGCACTTCCGCCGCTCTATAAAGTGAGCAGAGGATCAGGGAAAAAAGAAATCGTGGAATACGCATGGGATGAAAATGGCCTGCAAGGTGCCATTGATCAGGTTGGAAAAGGGTATATCCTTCAGCGCTATAAAGGACTCGGTGAGATGGATGCCACACAGCTGTGGGAAACAACGATGAATCCTGAATCCCGCACGCTCGTGAGGGTGACCATTGAGGATGTGGCAAGAGCTGAGCGTCATGTTTCGACTCTGATGGGAGACAAGGTTGAACCAAGGCGAAAGTGGATTGAACGTAATGTCGCTTTCGGACTTAACGAAGACACAAATATTCTTGATAATGATCATTTACTCATCAGCGAGGAGGAGTAA
- a CDS encoding ABC transporter permease/substrate-binding protein has product MKLLSIQTFFQLASNRSDLLLNALWEHIHMSLIALLISVFIAVPLGVVLAHYRSGAEPVIGVTAVLQTIPSLALLGFLIPFIGIGTTPAIVALTAYALMPILRNTYTGIKEVDPALMEASRGMGMNTLQQLHKVQLPLAMPTIMAGIRTAMVLIVGTATLAALIGAGGLGDLIMLGINRSNNYYILLGAIPAALLALLLDAILRFTEKRSLGTSIAPIVTVVSLALLIVLSPTVFQAFQFSDDGPDEIVIAGKLGAEPEIIINMYKLLIEAETDYEVVLEDGFGTTDFTFEALRAGEIDGYFEFTGTAIVNLLNEEPVSNEERPAFEQARDGMYEAFGFVFLEPMAYQNTYAIAVTEEFAETHDLETIGDLRPIEDEITAAFTFEFIDRDDGYPGIQDAYDLDFANVQGMDPGLRADAVESGDVQVTDAYSTDSYMIRYSLVALEDDEHVFPPFNGAPLFREEVLLAYPEIEDVLNQLGGMITEEEMLQMNYQVDEEDRNAVDVAREYLEESGLLTP; this is encoded by the coding sequence ATGAAGCTTCTTTCGATCCAAACGTTTTTTCAGCTTGCATCGAACCGTTCCGATTTGCTCCTGAATGCTTTATGGGAGCATATCCATATGTCTTTAATTGCTCTATTAATCTCCGTGTTTATTGCTGTTCCTTTAGGCGTTGTTCTTGCTCATTACCGGAGCGGGGCAGAGCCTGTTATCGGGGTCACAGCAGTGTTGCAGACGATTCCGAGTCTTGCGCTGCTCGGGTTTTTAATCCCTTTCATCGGCATTGGGACGACCCCCGCCATCGTTGCTCTGACCGCATATGCGCTGATGCCGATTTTACGAAACACCTATACCGGTATTAAAGAGGTGGACCCTGCGCTGATGGAGGCTTCAAGAGGCATGGGGATGAATACGCTGCAACAGCTTCACAAAGTACAGCTTCCCCTTGCGATGCCAACAATTATGGCAGGGATCCGTACAGCGATGGTGCTGATTGTCGGAACAGCCACATTGGCAGCACTGATTGGAGCGGGAGGTCTTGGAGATCTTATCATGCTCGGTATAAACAGAAGCAACAATTACTACATTCTGCTTGGGGCCATACCTGCAGCCTTATTGGCTTTGTTACTCGACGCCATTCTCCGATTCACGGAAAAACGCTCTCTGGGTACAAGTATTGCGCCGATTGTAACAGTTGTGAGCCTTGCGCTTTTGATTGTCCTATCGCCAACTGTGTTTCAAGCGTTTCAATTTTCAGATGATGGCCCGGATGAAATTGTCATTGCAGGAAAACTGGGCGCAGAACCGGAGATTATCATCAATATGTATAAACTCCTGATCGAGGCGGAGACCGATTATGAAGTGGTGCTTGAAGATGGATTCGGAACAACCGATTTTACATTTGAAGCGCTCCGTGCAGGTGAGATTGATGGATATTTTGAGTTTACTGGTACAGCCATCGTCAATCTCCTTAATGAAGAGCCGGTCAGTAACGAGGAGCGGCCGGCATTTGAACAGGCAAGAGACGGCATGTATGAGGCATTCGGGTTTGTGTTTCTTGAGCCGATGGCGTATCAAAACACTTATGCCATTGCTGTTACAGAAGAGTTCGCAGAAACCCATGATCTTGAAACCATCGGTGATTTGCGTCCAATAGAAGATGAGATCACGGCGGCCTTTACGTTTGAATTCATCGACCGCGATGATGGTTATCCGGGTATTCAGGATGCTTACGATCTCGACTTTGCGAATGTTCAGGGGATGGATCCGGGATTGAGAGCAGACGCTGTTGAGTCAGGTGATGTTCAGGTCACGGATGCTTATTCCACGGATTCCTACATGATTCGCTACTCACTTGTCGCACTTGAAGACGACGAGCACGTTTTCCCGCCGTTTAATGGTGCTCCTCTATTCAGGGAGGAAGTTCTGCTTGCTTATCCTGAAATTGAGGATGTGCTCAATCAGCTTGGCGGCATGATTACAGAGGAAGAGATGCTTCAGATGAATTATCAGGTGGACGAAGAAGACCGGAATGCCGTTGATGTCGCAAGAGAATATCTTGAAGAGTCGGGTCTTTTGACACCATAA
- a CDS encoding carboxypeptidase M32 gives MTVSVQTETVKEQFSGYVKKMNDFKEASGLMAWDLRTGAPRKGAKQRSEVLGTLSSEVFAMSTSEEMKTMIDTLKEEEHWYKLDDITKKSVLEVEKTYNKIANVPPEEHKAYVILTSNAEVAWEQAKEKANFASFQPYLEKIVDYNRKYAEWVGYEGNKYNALLDDFEPGLTVDVIDSVFGKLKDNLVPLVKQITDSKNDPETGFLFSHFPKENQEAFSKQILGEMQYDFDAGRLDTTVHPFCIGLNPGDVRVTTKYDESDFRTAVFGTIHEGGHALYEQNISESLVGTPLAGGTSMGIHESQSLFWENFVGRHIGFWTRYYQDLKSVAGGSFDSVDLHSFFRAINVAGPSLIRIEADELTYCLHIIARYELEKALINEELEVRDLPEAWNNKMDELLGVRPSHDGEGVLQDVHWAGGMFGYFPSYALGYVYAAQLKAAMLNDLSNFDELLEQGNLKPVKEWMTEHVHQHGKMKEPLEILKDVTGSGVDPDYLIGYLSDKYKTIYELKD, from the coding sequence ATGACAGTGTCAGTTCAAACGGAAACAGTCAAAGAACAGTTTTCTGGATACGTAAAAAAGATGAATGATTTTAAGGAGGCTTCCGGGCTTATGGCTTGGGATCTTCGCACAGGTGCACCGAGAAAAGGTGCAAAACAACGTTCTGAGGTTCTGGGCACCCTGTCTTCAGAAGTGTTCGCGATGTCCACTTCTGAAGAAATGAAAACCATGATCGATACTCTCAAAGAAGAAGAGCATTGGTATAAACTGGACGATATCACAAAAAAATCGGTCCTAGAGGTTGAAAAAACATACAACAAAATCGCAAACGTTCCGCCGGAAGAGCATAAAGCCTATGTAATTTTAACATCAAATGCTGAAGTGGCCTGGGAACAGGCAAAAGAAAAGGCCAATTTCGCTTCTTTTCAGCCTTACCTTGAAAAAATCGTTGATTATAACCGGAAATATGCTGAATGGGTCGGCTATGAAGGAAATAAATACAACGCACTGCTGGATGATTTTGAACCGGGTCTGACAGTCGACGTGATTGATTCAGTGTTTGGTAAACTGAAGGATAATCTTGTCCCGCTTGTCAAACAGATTACAGACTCTAAGAACGACCCGGAGACCGGGTTTTTGTTCAGTCATTTTCCAAAAGAAAATCAGGAAGCTTTCAGTAAGCAGATTCTCGGTGAAATGCAGTATGACTTTGACGCAGGCCGATTGGATACTACGGTACATCCGTTTTGTATCGGGTTAAACCCCGGAGATGTTCGGGTAACGACAAAATATGATGAATCAGACTTCCGTACAGCCGTTTTCGGTACCATCCATGAAGGCGGGCATGCTCTTTATGAGCAAAATATTTCAGAGTCCCTGGTCGGCACCCCTCTTGCAGGAGGCACTTCAATGGGGATTCATGAGAGTCAGTCACTCTTTTGGGAGAATTTCGTCGGCAGACATATCGGATTCTGGACGCGCTATTATCAAGATCTGAAATCAGTTGCAGGCGGCTCCTTTGACAGCGTGGATCTTCATTCATTCTTCAGAGCGATAAACGTTGCCGGGCCTTCCCTGATCAGAATCGAAGCCGATGAACTGACCTACTGTCTGCATATCATCGCCCGCTACGAGCTTGAGAAGGCTTTAATCAACGAGGAGTTGGAAGTACGCGATCTTCCTGAAGCGTGGAATAACAAGATGGATGAACTCCTTGGTGTTCGTCCTTCCCATGATGGAGAAGGCGTCCTGCAGGATGTGCATTGGGCAGGCGGAATGTTCGGTTATTTCCCATCCTACGCTCTGGGCTATGTGTATGCCGCTCAATTGAAGGCGGCAATGCTTAACGATCTGAGCAATTTTGATGAACTCCTTGAGCAGGGCAACCTGAAACCGGTGAAAGAATGGATGACTGAGCATGTGCACCAGCATGGCAAGATGAAAGAGCCCCTTGAAATTTTGAAGGATGTTACCGGCTCTGGTGTTGATCCGGATTATCTGATCGGTTATCTCAGTGATAAATACAAAACCATTTATGAGTTGAAAGACTGA